The following coding sequences are from one Acomys russatus chromosome 16, mAcoRus1.1, whole genome shotgun sequence window:
- the Ankrd13b gene encoding ankyrin repeat domain-containing protein 13B isoform X2 — translation MIPANASARKGPEGKYPLHYLVWHNRHRELEKEVRAGQVDIEQLDPRGRTPLHLATTLGHLECARVLLAHGADVGRENRSGWTVLQEAVSTRDLELVQLVLRYRDYQRVVKRLAGVPMLLERLRKAQDFYVEMKWEFTSWVPLVSKICPSDTYKVWKSGQNLRVDTTLLGFDHMSWQRGNRSFVFRGQDTSAVVMEIDHDRRVVYMETLALAGQDRELLLAAAQPTEEQVLSRLTAPVVTTQLDTKNISFERNKTGILGWRSEKTEMVNGYEAKVYGASNVELITRTRTEHLSEQHKGKVKGCKTPLQSFLGIAEQHGGPQNGTLITQTLSQANPTAITAEEYFNPNFELGSRDMGRPMELTTKTQKFKAKLWLCEEHPLSLCEQVAPIIDLMAVSNALFAKLRDFITLRLPPGFPVKIEIPIFHILNARITFGNLNGCDEPVPSVRGSPSSETPSPGSDSSSVSSSSSTTSCRSCEISPALFEAPRGYSVLGGQREAAAREEDEDLLQFAIQQSLLEAGSEYDQVTIWEALTNSKPGTHPMSYEGRRQDRSAPPTPQRQPVPQAPVPSPRPSPGPGSSSHAFRSYDEQLRLAMELSAQEQEERRRRARQEEEELERILRLSLTEQ, via the exons ATGATCCCTGCCAACGCCTCCGCCAGGAAGGGGCCCGAGGGCAAGTACCCGCTGCACTACCTCGTGTGGCACAATCGCCACCGCGAGCTGGAGAAGGAGGTCCGCGCCGGCCAG GTGGACATTGAGCAGCTGGACCCCCGCGGCCGGACTCCCCTGCACCTGGCCACCACCCTGGGGCACCTGGAATGTGCCCGTGTGCTCTTGGCACATGGTGCAGACGTGGGCAGGGAGAATCGCAGTGGTTGGACAG TGCTGCAAGAGGCTGTGAGCACCAGGGACCTGGAATTGGTGCAGCTGGTGCTGCGGTACCGGGACTACCAGCGGGTGGTGAAGCGGCTGGCAGGCGTCCCCATGCTCCTGGAGAGGCTGCGCAAG gcCCAGGATTTCTATGTGGAGATGAAGTGGGAGTTCACTAGTTGGG TGCCTCTGGTGTCCAAGATTTGCCCTAGTGACACCTACAAAGTATGGAAGAGTGGGCAGAACCTGAGGGTAGACACCACGCTTCTGGGCTTTGACCACATGAGCTGGCAGAGAGGGAACCGCAGCTTCGTCTTCAGGGGTCAAG ACACAAGTGCTGTGGTCATGGAGATTGACCACGACCGCCGTGTGGTGTACATGGAGACTCTGGCGCTGGCAGGGCAGGACAGggagctgctgctggctgctgcccAACCCACTGAGGAGCAGGTGCTGAGCCGGCTCACCGCACCTGTTGTCACCACGCAGCTTGACACCAAGAACATCTCTTTCGAGAG gaacAAGACAGGCATTCTGGGCTGGCGCAGTGAGAAGACAGAGATGGTGAACGGCTACGAAGCCAAG GTATATGGGGCATCCAATGTGGAACTCATCACCCGGACACGGACAGAACATCTTTCAGAACAACATAAGGGCAAGGTCAAAG GCTGTAAGACACCTCTGCAGTCTTTCCTGGGAATTGCTGAGCAGCATGGGGGCCCCCAAAATGGG ACCCTGATCACCCAGACGCTGAGCCAGGCCAACCCCACTGCCATCACTGCCGAGGAGTATTTCAACCCCAACTTTGAGCTTGGTAGCCGGGACATGGGCCGTCCTATGGAACTGACCACCAAGACACAGAA gttcaaggccaaGCTGTGGCTGTGCGAGGAGCACCCCCTGTCCCTGTGTGAGCAGGTAGCGCCCATCATTGACCTGATGGCTGTCAGCAATGCACTTTTTGCCAAGCTCCGGGACTTCATCACCTTGCGCCTGCCTCCGGGCTTCCCAGTCAAGATtg AAATTCCAATCTTTCACATCCTCAACGCCCGAATCACCTTCGGGAACCTCAATGGCTGCGATGAGCCAGTGCCCTCGGTGAGAGGCAGCCCCAGCAGCGAGACACCCTCCCCTGGCAGTGACTCCTCCAGTGTCAGCAGCTCCAGTTCCACCA CCTCCTGCCGGTCCTGCGAGATCTCCCCTGCATTGTTCGAGGCCCCACGTGGCTACAGCGTCCTGGGTGGCCAGCGAGAAGCTGCAGCTCGTGAGGAAGATGAGGACTTGCTGCAGTTTGCAATCCAGCAGAGCCTGCTCGAGGCAGGCAGTGAGTATGACCAG gTCACCATCTGGGAGGCCCTAACCAACAGCAAGCCAGGCACCCACCCCATGTCCTATGAAGGCCGCCGACAGGACAG gaGCGCCCCACCCACGCCGCAGCGCCAGCCCGTGCCCCAGGCACCAGTGCCCAGCCCTCGGCCCAGCCCGGGACCTGGCTCCAGCAGCCACGCGTTCCGGAGCTACGACGAGCAGCTGCGGCTGGCTATGGAGCTGTCGgcgcaggagcaggaggagaggcgGCGGCGAGCGcgtcaggaggaggaagagctggagcGAATCCTGCGGCTCTCGCTGACCG
- the Ankrd13b gene encoding ankyrin repeat domain-containing protein 13B isoform X3, with translation MIPANASARKGPEGKYPLHYLVWHNRHRELEKEVRAGQVDIEQLDPRGRTPLHLATTLGHLECARVLLAHGADVGRENRSGWTVLQEAVSTRDLELVQLVLRYRDYQRVVKRLAGVPMLLERLRKAQDFYVEMKWEFTSWVPLVSKICPSDTYKVWKSGQNLRVDTTLLGFDHMSWQRGNRSFVFRGQDTSAVVMEIDHDRRVVYMETLALAGQDRELLLAAAQPTEEQVLSRLTAPVVTTQLDTKNISFERNKTGILGWRSEKTEMVNGYEAKVYGASNVELITRTRTEHLSEQHKGKVKGCKTPLQSFLGIAEQHGGPQNGTLITQTLSQANPTAITAEEYFNPNFELGSRDMGRPMELTTKTQKFKAKLWLCEEHPLSLCEQVAPIIDLMAVSNALFAKLRDFITLRLPPGFPVKIEIPIFHILNARITFGNLNGCDEPVPSVRGSPSSETPSPGSDSSSVSSSSSTTSCRSCEISPALFEAPRGYSVLGGQREAAAREEDEDLLQFAIQQSLLEAGSEYDQVTIWEALTNSKPGTHPMSYEGRRQDRVGGECSKHVQRTGT, from the exons ATGATCCCTGCCAACGCCTCCGCCAGGAAGGGGCCCGAGGGCAAGTACCCGCTGCACTACCTCGTGTGGCACAATCGCCACCGCGAGCTGGAGAAGGAGGTCCGCGCCGGCCAG GTGGACATTGAGCAGCTGGACCCCCGCGGCCGGACTCCCCTGCACCTGGCCACCACCCTGGGGCACCTGGAATGTGCCCGTGTGCTCTTGGCACATGGTGCAGACGTGGGCAGGGAGAATCGCAGTGGTTGGACAG TGCTGCAAGAGGCTGTGAGCACCAGGGACCTGGAATTGGTGCAGCTGGTGCTGCGGTACCGGGACTACCAGCGGGTGGTGAAGCGGCTGGCAGGCGTCCCCATGCTCCTGGAGAGGCTGCGCAAG gcCCAGGATTTCTATGTGGAGATGAAGTGGGAGTTCACTAGTTGGG TGCCTCTGGTGTCCAAGATTTGCCCTAGTGACACCTACAAAGTATGGAAGAGTGGGCAGAACCTGAGGGTAGACACCACGCTTCTGGGCTTTGACCACATGAGCTGGCAGAGAGGGAACCGCAGCTTCGTCTTCAGGGGTCAAG ACACAAGTGCTGTGGTCATGGAGATTGACCACGACCGCCGTGTGGTGTACATGGAGACTCTGGCGCTGGCAGGGCAGGACAGggagctgctgctggctgctgcccAACCCACTGAGGAGCAGGTGCTGAGCCGGCTCACCGCACCTGTTGTCACCACGCAGCTTGACACCAAGAACATCTCTTTCGAGAG gaacAAGACAGGCATTCTGGGCTGGCGCAGTGAGAAGACAGAGATGGTGAACGGCTACGAAGCCAAG GTATATGGGGCATCCAATGTGGAACTCATCACCCGGACACGGACAGAACATCTTTCAGAACAACATAAGGGCAAGGTCAAAG GCTGTAAGACACCTCTGCAGTCTTTCCTGGGAATTGCTGAGCAGCATGGGGGCCCCCAAAATGGG ACCCTGATCACCCAGACGCTGAGCCAGGCCAACCCCACTGCCATCACTGCCGAGGAGTATTTCAACCCCAACTTTGAGCTTGGTAGCCGGGACATGGGCCGTCCTATGGAACTGACCACCAAGACACAGAA gttcaaggccaaGCTGTGGCTGTGCGAGGAGCACCCCCTGTCCCTGTGTGAGCAGGTAGCGCCCATCATTGACCTGATGGCTGTCAGCAATGCACTTTTTGCCAAGCTCCGGGACTTCATCACCTTGCGCCTGCCTCCGGGCTTCCCAGTCAAGATtg AAATTCCAATCTTTCACATCCTCAACGCCCGAATCACCTTCGGGAACCTCAATGGCTGCGATGAGCCAGTGCCCTCGGTGAGAGGCAGCCCCAGCAGCGAGACACCCTCCCCTGGCAGTGACTCCTCCAGTGTCAGCAGCTCCAGTTCCACCA CCTCCTGCCGGTCCTGCGAGATCTCCCCTGCATTGTTCGAGGCCCCACGTGGCTACAGCGTCCTGGGTGGCCAGCGAGAAGCTGCAGCTCGTGAGGAAGATGAGGACTTGCTGCAGTTTGCAATCCAGCAGAGCCTGCTCGAGGCAGGCAGTGAGTATGACCAG gTCACCATCTGGGAGGCCCTAACCAACAGCAAGCCAGGCACCCACCCCATGTCCTATGAAGGCCGCCGACAGGACAG GGTGGGTGGCGAGTGCTCCAAGCATGTGCAGAGAACAGGGACCTAG
- the Ankrd13b gene encoding ankyrin repeat domain-containing protein 13B isoform X1: MIPANASARKGPEGKYPLHYLVWHNRHRELEKEVRAGQVDIEQLDPRGRTPLHLATTLGHLECARVLLAHGADVGRENRSGWTVLQEAVSTRDLELVQLVLRYRDYQRVVKRLAGVPMLLERLRKAQDFYVEMKWEFTSWVPLVSKICPSDTYKVWKSGQNLRVDTTLLGFDHMSWQRGNRSFVFRGQDTSAVVMEIDHDRRVVYMETLALAGQDRELLLAAAQPTEEQVLSRLTAPVVTTQLDTKNISFERNKTGILGWRSEKTEMVNGYEAKVYGASNVELITRTRTEHLSEQHKGKVKGCKTPLQSFLGIAEQHGGPQNGTLITQTLSQANPTAITAEEYFNPNFELGSRDMGRPMELTTKTQKFKAKLWLCEEHPLSLCEQVAPIIDLMAVSNALFAKLRDFITLRLPPGFPVKIEIPIFHILNARITFGNLNGCDEPVPSVRGSPSSETPSPGSDSSSVSSSSSTTSCRSCEISPALFEAPRGYSVLGGQREAAAREEDEDLLQFAIQQSLLEAGSEYDQVTIWEALTNSKPGTHPMSYEGRRQDRCPRYAGSGERSTNPPCPQERPTHAAAPARAPGTSAQPSAQPGTWLQQPRVPELRRAAAAGYGAVGAGAGGEAAASASGGGRAGANPAALADRTVAPPAGTLAHSTQDAGLRTCRAAAGAWRHRTRGAAAHQA; the protein is encoded by the exons ATGATCCCTGCCAACGCCTCCGCCAGGAAGGGGCCCGAGGGCAAGTACCCGCTGCACTACCTCGTGTGGCACAATCGCCACCGCGAGCTGGAGAAGGAGGTCCGCGCCGGCCAG GTGGACATTGAGCAGCTGGACCCCCGCGGCCGGACTCCCCTGCACCTGGCCACCACCCTGGGGCACCTGGAATGTGCCCGTGTGCTCTTGGCACATGGTGCAGACGTGGGCAGGGAGAATCGCAGTGGTTGGACAG TGCTGCAAGAGGCTGTGAGCACCAGGGACCTGGAATTGGTGCAGCTGGTGCTGCGGTACCGGGACTACCAGCGGGTGGTGAAGCGGCTGGCAGGCGTCCCCATGCTCCTGGAGAGGCTGCGCAAG gcCCAGGATTTCTATGTGGAGATGAAGTGGGAGTTCACTAGTTGGG TGCCTCTGGTGTCCAAGATTTGCCCTAGTGACACCTACAAAGTATGGAAGAGTGGGCAGAACCTGAGGGTAGACACCACGCTTCTGGGCTTTGACCACATGAGCTGGCAGAGAGGGAACCGCAGCTTCGTCTTCAGGGGTCAAG ACACAAGTGCTGTGGTCATGGAGATTGACCACGACCGCCGTGTGGTGTACATGGAGACTCTGGCGCTGGCAGGGCAGGACAGggagctgctgctggctgctgcccAACCCACTGAGGAGCAGGTGCTGAGCCGGCTCACCGCACCTGTTGTCACCACGCAGCTTGACACCAAGAACATCTCTTTCGAGAG gaacAAGACAGGCATTCTGGGCTGGCGCAGTGAGAAGACAGAGATGGTGAACGGCTACGAAGCCAAG GTATATGGGGCATCCAATGTGGAACTCATCACCCGGACACGGACAGAACATCTTTCAGAACAACATAAGGGCAAGGTCAAAG GCTGTAAGACACCTCTGCAGTCTTTCCTGGGAATTGCTGAGCAGCATGGGGGCCCCCAAAATGGG ACCCTGATCACCCAGACGCTGAGCCAGGCCAACCCCACTGCCATCACTGCCGAGGAGTATTTCAACCCCAACTTTGAGCTTGGTAGCCGGGACATGGGCCGTCCTATGGAACTGACCACCAAGACACAGAA gttcaaggccaaGCTGTGGCTGTGCGAGGAGCACCCCCTGTCCCTGTGTGAGCAGGTAGCGCCCATCATTGACCTGATGGCTGTCAGCAATGCACTTTTTGCCAAGCTCCGGGACTTCATCACCTTGCGCCTGCCTCCGGGCTTCCCAGTCAAGATtg AAATTCCAATCTTTCACATCCTCAACGCCCGAATCACCTTCGGGAACCTCAATGGCTGCGATGAGCCAGTGCCCTCGGTGAGAGGCAGCCCCAGCAGCGAGACACCCTCCCCTGGCAGTGACTCCTCCAGTGTCAGCAGCTCCAGTTCCACCA CCTCCTGCCGGTCCTGCGAGATCTCCCCTGCATTGTTCGAGGCCCCACGTGGCTACAGCGTCCTGGGTGGCCAGCGAGAAGCTGCAGCTCGTGAGGAAGATGAGGACTTGCTGCAGTTTGCAATCCAGCAGAGCCTGCTCGAGGCAGGCAGTGAGTATGACCAG gTCACCATCTGGGAGGCCCTAACCAACAGCAAGCCAGGCACCCACCCCATGTCCTATGAAGGCCGCCGACAGGACAG GTGTCCCAGGTATGCCGGGAGCGGGGAGCGCTCGACAAatcctccctgcccccaggaGCGCCCCACCCACGCCGCAGCGCCAGCCCGTGCCCCAGGCACCAGTGCCCAGCCCTCGGCCCAGCCCGGGACCTGGCTCCAGCAGCCACGCGTTCCGGAGCTACGACGAGCAGCTGCGGCTGGCTATGGAGCTGTCGgcgcaggagcaggaggagaggcgGCGGCGAGCGcgtcaggaggaggaagagctggagcGAATCCTGCGGCTCTCGCTGACCG